In Streptomyces nojiriensis, one genomic interval encodes:
- a CDS encoding glycosyltransferase, producing MRILFTGPAAAGHLFPMIPTAQALRAAGHEVLFAGSQPLGPLRESGFPIVEIGDGRSIRDVFEQSTDQEVRYVAPDLTTDQILDRAAHGFALVSRSTVDGLLEAADSWRPDLLVYDSFQASAPLVAAKLKIPSVVHNFGVTSGLDMVARLAANFTEAYGTYGVAGPAEPTALNIVPASLGGDPGGLRVRYLPYNGGGTVPAGLLRRAGRPRVAVTLGTVLTELDGVRAIVGLIEAAASVDAEFLLAVGDADLGPLGTLPDNVRPLPWVPLAELLTASDALVHHGGSGTLLTALQAGLPQLLLPQGADHFANADALTATGAALRSASDAVDAPLLTRLTADPALREAAARLRAENAALPTPAETVPALEALAAS from the coding sequence GTGCGCATACTCTTCACCGGACCGGCCGCGGCCGGTCACCTCTTCCCGATGATCCCGACCGCGCAGGCCTTGCGTGCCGCCGGCCACGAGGTGCTGTTCGCGGGCTCGCAGCCGCTCGGCCCGCTCCGCGAGAGCGGTTTCCCGATCGTCGAGATCGGCGACGGCCGCAGCATCCGGGACGTCTTCGAGCAGTCCACGGACCAAGAAGTGCGCTACGTCGCACCGGACCTGACCACGGACCAGATCCTCGACAGGGCGGCCCACGGCTTCGCGCTCGTCTCCCGCTCCACCGTGGACGGCCTGCTGGAGGCCGCCGACAGCTGGCGTCCCGACCTGCTGGTCTACGACTCCTTCCAGGCCTCGGCCCCGCTGGTCGCGGCCAAGCTCAAGATCCCGTCGGTGGTCCACAACTTCGGTGTCACCTCCGGCCTGGACATGGTGGCCCGGCTCGCCGCCAACTTCACCGAGGCGTACGGGACGTACGGGGTGGCCGGCCCGGCCGAGCCCACCGCGCTGAACATCGTCCCCGCCTCGCTCGGCGGCGACCCGGGCGGCCTGCGCGTGCGCTACCTCCCCTACAACGGCGGCGGCACCGTCCCCGCCGGGCTGCTCCGGCGCGCCGGCCGTCCGCGCGTCGCCGTCACCCTGGGCACCGTGCTGACCGAGCTGGACGGCGTCCGCGCCATCGTCGGTCTGATCGAGGCCGCCGCGTCGGTGGACGCCGAGTTCCTGCTCGCCGTCGGCGACGCGGACCTCGGCCCGCTGGGCACCCTCCCCGACAACGTCCGCCCGCTGCCCTGGGTCCCGCTCGCCGAGCTGCTGACCGCCTCCGACGCACTGGTCCACCACGGCGGCTCCGGCACCCTGCTCACCGCCCTGCAGGCCGGCCTGCCCCAGCTCCTGCTGCCCCAGGGCGCCGACCACTTCGCCAACGCCGACGCGCTCACCGCCACCGGCGCCGCCCTGCGTTCCGCCTCCGACGCCGTCGACGCCCCGCTGCTGACCCGCCTCACCGCCGACCCGGCCCTGCGCGAGGCGGCCGCCCGCCTCCGCGCGGAGAACGCGGCCCTGCCGACCCCGGCCGAAACGGTCCCCGCCCTGGAGGCCCTGGCCGCCTCCTGA